The genomic window AGACCTCGCCGAACTGCGCGCGGAGCGTGGTCTCGACGTCCTCGGTCACGTCGTCGTCCATGACGAGGTGGTCCACCTCGCGGAGGTCGACGATCGTCGTCAGTCCGACGGCACCCCACTTCGAGTGGTCGGCGAGGACCACGGAGCGACGCCCGGCGCCGACGAACGCCCGGTTGGTCTCGGCCTCGAGGAGGTTCGAGGTCGTCAGTCCCGCCTGCAGGTCGATCCCGCGGACGCCGAGGAAGACGACGTCGCAGTGCAGGGACTCGATCGCGCGCACGGCGACCGGACCGACGAGGGCGTCCGAGGGGGTACGGACGCCGCCGGTCAACACGACCGTCTGGGTGTACGGCTCGTCGGCGCGGTCGGGCCGCGCGAACACGTCTGCCACCGGGAGGGAGTTCGTGACGATGGTGAGCTCCGGGATGGCGCGCAGCTCCTGCGCGAGGGTCCAGGTGGTGGTGCCGCCGGACAGGCCGACCGACATGCCGGGCTCGACGAGGACGGCCGCGCGACGGGCGATGGCGCGCTTCTCGGCCAGCAGTCGGCGTGCCTGGTTGGGGAAGCCGAGCTCGACACGGTCGGGCAGCCGGGGCGTGGTGGCGCCACCACGGACGCGGTCGACGAGGCCCTCCGTGGCGAGTTGCTCGATGTCGCGCCGCACGGTCATCTCGCTGACGCCGAGCGCGGTCGCGAGGTCGACGACGCTCGCCGCACCGTTGCGGCGCACCTCCGACATGATCTGCGATCTGCGTTCTGCACCGAGCACAGCGTCCTCCTTCGACCCGGTTGCCAGTCTGGCACGAGCGCGTGCCGGGCTGAGGCACCGGCGATCCACGACGACGAGACGGAGGCGGACGACGCATGCGTGAGGTACGACATCGGGACTGGTTCGGCGATGAGGTTCGCGACGGCACCTACGGCTACGACCTCGAGGCGCTCCTGGCCGTCGAACCGGTCGTGCCGCCGGCCGGATTCGAGGAGCTGTGGCGCGGGTGGTACGCGGCGGCACATGAGGTGTCTCCGGATCCGGTCCTGACCCCGATCGGCCGGCAGGGCGCGCACGAGGTCTTCGTCGTCGAGCACACGGTCGCCGACGGCCTCCGTCTGCGCGGATGGCTCGCGATGCCGGCGGGCGGGCCTGCACGCTTCGGGATGGTGCATGGACACGGGTACGGCGGGCGGGAGGAGCCGGACTGGTCTCGTGTCCCGGACGACGCTGCCGTCATCTTCCCGATCGCCCGCGGCCAGGGCGTCTTCAACGCGGGACTCGGAGCGCCGACACCGGAGGACGGGCATGTCCTGTTCGGCATCGACAGCGTCGAGCGGTATGCGCTCGGCCGGTGTGCCGTCGACCTCTGGCACGCGGCGTCTGCGCTGCTCGACGTCGTCGGACGGCTCCCGCTCTACTTCGTCGGTGAGAGCTTCGGCGGCGGGATCGGTGCGCTCGCCCTGCCATGGGACGACCGCTTCGTCGGAGCGACGCTCGTGGTGCCGAGCTTCGGTCAGTACGACCTGCGTCTGCGCCTGCCGTGCGAGGGGAGCGGAGAGCGGGTTCGACACCACGTCGCCGAGCACCCGGAGGCGCGTGAGGTCCTGCGGTTCTTCGACGCGTCGACGGCCGCGGGGTTCGTCCACGTGCCGGTGCGGGTGGAGGCCGCGCTCTGGGACGGACACGTGCCACCACCCGGGCAGTTCGCCGTCGCCAACGCTCTCGAGGACGTCGAGCTGAGCGTCCTCCCCGCCGGGCACACCGAGTACCCGGGGCTCGATGCCGTGCTGGCGGAGTCGTATGCGGCGACGAGGGCGCACGCGCTCCGGTCGGTCGCGCGGGCAGTGGGAGGAGCTGCAGGCGCGAGGTGAGAGGGTGGATGGATGATCGCTGCCCTCACGCTCCCCGCCGCCCTCTCCACACCGGGGCAGGAACTGCTGCTGCGCCGAGCCGACCTGGCCGACCTCGACGCGCTGATGGTGCTCCTCGCCGACGACCCGATCAGTGCGTCCCGCGGTGACCTGGCGAACGAGAGCGATCTCCCCGCCTACGAGCGTGCGCTCGCGGACCTCATCGACGACCCGGCGAACGAGATCCTGCTGGTCGTCGACGCGGCGGGGGCCGTCATCGCGACGATGCAGCTGACGCGCATCCCCGGGATGGCTCGCCGCGGCTCAACCCGACTGCTCGTCGAAGCCGTGCGGGTCTCCTCCGCGCTGCGATCCGGCGGCGTCGGAACGGCGATGATGCGCTGGGTGACGGACGTCGCCGCCCCGGCGACCGGCTCCTCGATCGTGCAGTTGACCTCCGACGAGGCCAGGGTGGACGCCCACCGCTTCTACGAGCGCCTCGGCTTCGTCGGCTCGCACCGCGGCTTCAAGTACGCCGTGACGGCCGCGAGCTGACATGGAGTTCGTCCGCACACTCGCCCGTTGGCTCCTCGGAGCTGTCCTCACCTTCGCCGGCGTCGGCCACCTCACCTTCGCGCGGCAGTCGTTCGTCGCCCAGGTGCCGCAGTGGCTGCCACTGCCGGTCGACGTGGTCGTCGTGGCGTCGGGAGTCGTCGAGATACTCCTCGGCCTCTCGCTCGTCCTGCTCGCCCGGTACCGCATCGCCGTCGGCTGGATCGTCGCAGCGTTCTTCGTCGCGGTGTTCCCCGGCAACATCGAGCAGTTCGTCCGCGGTACCGACGCCTTCGGGCTCGACAGCGATGTCGCGCGCGGTGTCCGACTGGTGTTCCAACCGCTCCTCGTCGTCTGGGCGCTCTGGTCGACGGGAGCGTGGCGAGCGTGGCGGACCAGCCGCCGCCGGTCGTCGTCGACCGAGTCCGGCCTCGGAGCCGCCTAGTCATCCGGCCCCACCGGGTGTCAAGGGGCCTGAGGTTCCAGGCCTGATCCGGCAGGGTTGATGCATGCGATGCATTACATACGCGGGTGAGAACGTTGTGACGACCGATGAGGTCGCGGGCCTCCTGGTGGAGCTGACCGCCGAGCTCGCCAAGCGAGGTCGGGCCGAAGCGGTCACGATTCCGATCGTCGTGGAGTCCGACGCCGAGGACGCATCCGCCCAACTCGTGATCGGTCTCGGCAACGATGTGCTCTCAGTGCCGCACGACTGGGACCGCGACGTGCCGGACTTCAGCGAGGCCGAATCGCGTCTGCAGGGCTATCTCGACGACCTCCGCCCGTCCACGACGGCGTACGAGCCACGCGACTCCCTCGAGACCTCGGACGTGCTCGAGGACCCCGACCTCGACCTGCGCGACTTCTCCCGCTGAGACGGACCCGCACGACAACGCCGGCGTCGACCCATCTGGTCGACGCCGGCATTCGTTCGGGTCGCTCAGCGCGGGAGCGGCAGCTTGGCCGTCTCGCGGGCCCGCAGCACGACGATCAGCGTGATGAGCGCGGCCGCCATCACGTAGAACGCGGGGGCGAACCGGTTGCCGGTCGAGGCGATCAGGAATGTCGCGAAGTACGGCGTGATCCCGCCGAACACGGCGACCGACAGGTTGTACGCGATCGCCATCGAGCCGTAACGGATGCTGGTCGGGAACAGCTCGGCCATCGCAGCACTCGACGCACCGTCGTAGGCGGCCATGAAGACACCGAGGATCACCATGGCGACCGCCGCCGCCGCGAAGTTGCCCGCACTCATGAGCATGAGCGTCGGGTACGTCAACACCAGGAACCCGGCGCAACCGGCGATCATCACCGGCTTCCGCCCGATGCGGTCGCTCAGCAGGCCCATGAACGGCACGAGGATGGCGATCGCGAGCAGCCCGAGCACGGTGACCGCGTAGCTGAGCGGTTGCGAGTAGCCGAGATCGGTCTGGAGGTACGACGGCATGAAGGTCTGCAGGATCCAGTGGCCGACGGCCTTGATGACGACGAAGCCGACGCAGAAGAGCAGCGCCTTCCAGGACGTCCGCAGCGAGGTCCGCAACGGTGACTTCGAGACGGCCCCCTTCGCTTGGATCGCCTGGAACTCGGGGGTGTCCTCGAGCTTGTTCCGCAGGTAGAGGCCCGCGAGGCCGAGCGGCAGGGCGAGGAAGAAGAGCGCGCGCCAACCCCACTCGTTGAGGGCGTCCGTGCCGAGCGTCGAGGTGAAGAGGAGCACGAGGCCCGCACCGACCACGAAGGCCGCGAAGCCGAACACGTCGATGAAGCTCGTCACGAAGCCGCGCCGGTTGGACGGGGCGTACTCGGCGAGGAGTGTGGTGGCACCCGAGCTCTCGCCGCCGGCGGCGAAGCCCTGCACGAGCCGCACGATCACGAGCAGGATCGGCGCCCAGAGGCCGATGAGGTCGAACGTCGGTAGCAGACCCATCACGACCGTCGCCCCGGAGGTCACGAGGATCACCGTCGCGAGGACCGTCTTGCGCCCGATGCGGTCGCCGAGCGAGCCCCAGAAGAGGCCACCGAGCGGACGCATAACAAAGCCGGCGCCGAAGACGGCGAACGCGGACAGCAGCGCCGCCTGGGTGTTGCCCTGCTGGAAGAAGTTGAGGCTGATGACGGTCGCGAGCGTGCCGTAGAGGCCGAAGTCGAACCATTCGACGAAGTGACCTGCCCCGGCCGCCCAGATCACCTTCCGCATACGGCGTGATCGCTCCGCATCGTCGTAGGG from Plantibacter flavus includes these protein-coding regions:
- a CDS encoding MFS transporter — translated: MDESRTQAAALAEAAAHSAQTPYDDAERSRRMRKVIWAAGAGHFVEWFDFGLYGTLATVISLNFFQQGNTQAALLSAFAVFGAGFVMRPLGGLFWGSLGDRIGRKTVLATVILVTSGATVVMGLLPTFDLIGLWAPILLVIVRLVQGFAAGGESSGATTLLAEYAPSNRRGFVTSFIDVFGFAAFVVGAGLVLLFTSTLGTDALNEWGWRALFFLALPLGLAGLYLRNKLEDTPEFQAIQAKGAVSKSPLRTSLRTSWKALLFCVGFVVIKAVGHWILQTFMPSYLQTDLGYSQPLSYAVTVLGLLAIAILVPFMGLLSDRIGRKPVMIAGCAGFLVLTYPTLMLMSAGNFAAAAVAMVILGVFMAAYDGASSAAMAELFPTSIRYGSMAIAYNLSVAVFGGITPYFATFLIASTGNRFAPAFYVMAAALITLIVVLRARETAKLPLPR
- a CDS encoding GNAT family N-acetyltransferase, whose protein sequence is MIAALTLPAALSTPGQELLLRRADLADLDALMVLLADDPISASRGDLANESDLPAYERALADLIDDPANEILLVVDAAGAVIATMQLTRIPGMARRGSTRLLVEAVRVSSALRSGGVGTAMMRWVTDVAAPATGSSIVQLTSDEARVDAHRFYERLGFVGSHRGFKYAVTAAS
- a CDS encoding DeoR/GlpR family DNA-binding transcription regulator encodes the protein MLGAERRSQIMSEVRRNGAASVVDLATALGVSEMTVRRDIEQLATEGLVDRVRGGATTPRLPDRVELGFPNQARRLLAEKRAIARRAAVLVEPGMSVGLSGGTTTWTLAQELRAIPELTIVTNSLPVADVFARPDRADEPYTQTVVLTGGVRTPSDALVGPVAVRAIESLHCDVVFLGVRGIDLQAGLTTSNLLEAETNRAFVGAGRRSVVLADHSKWGAVGLTTIVDLREVDHLVMDDDVTEDVETTLRAQFGEVWLAPVASASVDDDRMDD
- a CDS encoding DoxX family protein; protein product: MEFVRTLARWLLGAVLTFAGVGHLTFARQSFVAQVPQWLPLPVDVVVVASGVVEILLGLSLVLLARYRIAVGWIVAAFFVAVFPGNIEQFVRGTDAFGLDSDVARGVRLVFQPLLVVWALWSTGAWRAWRTSRRRSSSTESGLGAA
- a CDS encoding acetylxylan esterase, yielding MREVRHRDWFGDEVRDGTYGYDLEALLAVEPVVPPAGFEELWRGWYAAAHEVSPDPVLTPIGRQGAHEVFVVEHTVADGLRLRGWLAMPAGGPARFGMVHGHGYGGREEPDWSRVPDDAAVIFPIARGQGVFNAGLGAPTPEDGHVLFGIDSVERYALGRCAVDLWHAASALLDVVGRLPLYFVGESFGGGIGALALPWDDRFVGATLVVPSFGQYDLRLRLPCEGSGERVRHHVAEHPEAREVLRFFDASTAAGFVHVPVRVEAALWDGHVPPPGQFAVANALEDVELSVLPAGHTEYPGLDAVLAESYAATRAHALRSVARAVGGAAGAR